The stretch of DNA TGCCTATTGCGCCGTCGATGCCTTTGAACAGGTGCGCCGCCATCAGGCGATGTGCCGCCGCATTCTGGACGAGGCGCCGGTTGCGGCATAAGGCCGGGGCGGCATGGAAATCGAGAGGGCGGCGGGCCATCCCGCCGCCCTTTTCGTATCAGGCCGAGCGCAGATAGGCGATGCACATGCGCGCCAACTCGCCTTTGAGAATATCCCAGTCCTGCGTCGGGGTGGATTCGCTGGTCGAACCAAGGCTCAGCCGTCGCGCCAGCGTGGCAAAGATGATCTGATAGGCCGATTGGGCGCGCAATGCGGCATCCGGCCCCCCGATTTCCGCGCGATATTCCAGAAAAGCCCGCGTTGAGGCGGCCACGGCATCATCGGCGGCCTGTTTGCCAAGCCCGGACACATGGCCGTCCTGCTGCGCGCGCAGCATCGCCAGACGCAGCAGCGGCGCGTGAAGGCGCAGCACCTCGGCATAATCCTCGATGTAATTTTCGACAAATTCGTCGATGTTGCGGCACGCGCCCACCAGCCGTTCGAACATGGCATCCTCGGCATCGCGCAGGTCCTGCATCGCCTGGACCAGCACCGCGCGCACCAGCGCATCCTTGCCCTCGAAACGCAGATAGATCGAGCCGATCGAGACCTGTCCCCGGCTGCTCACCTCCTGAAGCGTGAAATCCTCATTGCCGCGTTCGAGCATCAATTCGCGCGCGGTGGCCTGCATCCGCTCCAG from Novosphingobium humi encodes:
- a CDS encoding TetR/AcrR family transcriptional regulator, which gives rise to MPEETPAPPPPLSRAPLQGRSKASLERMQATARELMLERGNEDFTLQEVSSRGQVSIGSIYLRFEGKDALVRAVLVQAMQDLRDAEDAMFERLVGACRNIDEFVENYIEDYAEVLRLHAPLLRLAMLRAQQDGHVSGLGKQAADDAVAASTRAFLEYRAEIGGPDAALRAQSAYQIIFATLARRLSLGSTSESTPTQDWDILKGELARMCIAYLRSA